ACTTTCTGCTGCCGGCAATCTCTACACTGATGTGAACCGTGGTCCGCACACAGTAAGTGCTCCAGGTTGGAGCGCTTTGCTTACGGGAGTTTGGAGCGACAAACATGGCGTCATCAGCAACGATTATTCAAATTCCCATTTTGACTTATATCCAGATCTGTTTACGCGGTTGAAGGAACGCTTCCCCTGTAAACGGATGTATTACGTTAACAGTCACCCGATCGTATCGGAAGGAATGTTGGCCATGGCCGATTTTGGAAAGGTGACGGGCGATGATGCCGAAGCTGCTTCTGATGCCGCGCAACTCATGCAAATGTGCCAGCCCGATGTCATGTTCATTCATCTGGACGACATTGATGGTGAGGGGCACGATACGGATTTCGACCCTCAGAATGAACGTTACATTGCTGAAATAGAGGACTGCGACCGTCAGATCGGGGCTATTCTTCGCGCCTTCAAAACAGCGTTTCCCACACAGGAGCATCTTGTGTTTGTAACCACCGATCACGGAGGCGAAGGAGGCGGCCATGGAAATGGTGATGACAACCTGAATATCACACACGTATTCATGATCGGAAGTTCTAATCTTGGTGAAATCTGGAAAGACACGATTGCCGAGCAGGTGGATCTATATCCAAGCGTGCTTCAGTTTTTGGAAGTGGAGATTGATTCCACCTGGGGCTTGGATGGAAAGACGTTGATAAAATGATCGCCTATCTCGAACCCTTAAAGCAGCTTTTTGAGGCAAATGCCAACGGAGAAAATGCCGAGGCGATGAAAGCTTATATGAAAGGAAGATTCGAGTTTTTCGGAATCAAATCGCCAGAAAGAAGAGAACTTCAAAAGCAATTCTTGAATGAGTATGGAGCGCCTATTCCGTTCGACCCCGATGTTTTTAGAGCACTGTGGCAAGCTGAGCAGCGTGAGTTCCAAATGTTCGGGTTGGACCTATTGCGGAAGCAGGCGAAAAAAGTGCAGGAAGGCGACCTTCATTTGATTGAGGAACTCATCCTTACCAAAAGTTGGTGGGACACGGTGGATGGTCTCGCCTCGTGGGTCTGTGGCCCTTACTTCCAGAAGTTTCCCGAAAAAACGCAATCGGTAACAGATGCTTGGGCTGTTTCAGAAAACCTGTGGTTGCGTAGAACAAGTATTCTGTTTCAACTTGGATACAAACAACAAACTGACACGGAGATTCTCCTAGATCACATCGAAAAGAACCTCGGTTCAAAGGAATTCTTCATCAACAAGGCCATTGGTTGGGCACTGCGCGAATACGCGAAGACCGATCCTGATTTCGTTCGAGAGTCTGTCAATCGTATGAAACCAGAGCTTCATCCTTTGAGTGTTCGTGAGGCACTGAAAAACCTGTCCTGATCTTTGGAATAGCCTATTGCGTTTCTTAACTTGAACCCATGGCAAACACACATTTAATCGAAGAGATCACAAAGCTTACGATGAAACTCAAAAAAGACCATCCCGATGTTTTCGAACATTTGGATGAGAACCCGATTACCCTAAAATTCACAAGTGGCCAAGGCGCAGATGAATCCGAACTGCACGAATATCTGGAGACCTTGAAGGATCTACTTGAGAAGCATGGCTCGTAAATTCAGTTACTGATGTAAGTAAGTGCGAATATGATGGTTACATACAGCCATAGAAACGAGAATGCGATATGAACAATTGTTTCAAAGACCTTTCCTTTCCAAACCTGAGACGAGTAGCCGAAGAACTGGAATAGGAGGCGAACGCCCCAAAAAATAGCCAGGCCGAGCGAAAGTGTTCTACCTAAATGTGTGGTCGTTATTTCGTGGGCAGAAGTGATGCATAAAACGCCCATCAGCAGAACCACGAAGGCGATGAAGAACGAATGCACATACATCAATTGTCTGTTGATAAGGCTCAATGAAACGAGTTCCTTTTTCCAATTGAAATAGGAAGGAAAAACTGCGTGAATGAGCGCTAAGGCGACAAAAAGCCAACCGATGATTTTAAGATGCAGTTCCATTTTTCGATAATGAGAAGATGGTGACAAAAGGCGTCAGATTTTTTTCGGAATGAACAGAAAAGTGAGCCTTTTCAAATGTGTTGAGCCACGTTTTTCTAGTATGGAAATGAAAGAATCCAATGGTGTAAGCAATAAAATTCATAGTGCTTCGCAGGTGTTCAACTACAACTACTTTTCCATTTGGTTTTGTTATTCGATTAAGTTCAGCAAAGAATCCAATTCGCTCCTTGTCATTCCGAATTTCGTGGGCTGACATAAATACAATTACAAGGTCAATTGTTATGTCATTCAACGGAATTTTCGCTGTTGAAATGGATGTCGTTCCCGGAAACGGAGTGCTGACCTTCCGCGCTCGTTTGATGGA
The nucleotide sequence above comes from Flavobacteriales bacterium. Encoded proteins:
- a CDS encoding alkaline phosphatase family protein; protein product: MKKIVIILFVLLVAGCQTDPLPCRYDCADDPTLSDKRVLIIGLDGCRTDAFLQANTPVMDSLSAAGNLYTDVNRGPHTVSAPGWSALLTGVWSDKHGVISNDYSNSHFDLYPDLFTRLKERFPCKRMYYVNSHPIVSEGMLAMADFGKVTGDDAEAASDAAQLMQMCQPDVMFIHLDDIDGEGHDTDFDPQNERYIAEIEDCDRQIGAILRAFKTAFPTQEHLVFVTTDHGGEGGGHGNGDDNLNITHVFMIGSSNLGEIWKDTIAEQVDLYPSVLQFLEVEIDSTWGLDGKTLIK
- a CDS encoding DNA alkylation repair protein → MIAYLEPLKQLFEANANGENAEAMKAYMKGRFEFFGIKSPERRELQKQFLNEYGAPIPFDPDVFRALWQAEQREFQMFGLDLLRKQAKKVQEGDLHLIEELILTKSWWDTVDGLASWVCGPYFQKFPEKTQSVTDAWAVSENLWLRRTSILFQLGYKQQTDTEILLDHIEKNLGSKEFFINKAIGWALREYAKTDPDFVRESVNRMKPELHPLSVREALKNLS
- a CDS encoding class I SAM-dependent methyltransferase; translated protein: MRKPFQGIWTVISFNWHFFVLAFGLAILLLIVANGLGSLSTVAHVIAVLILATTSISLLVTFYVYDASELYSLNWLNELDEIPKTIVNIHAGFDETSQLIQQHFGTTQLQTFDFYDPKKHTEVSIKRARKVSTPFPGTTSISTAKIPLNDITIDLVIVFMSAHEIRNDKERIGFFAELNRITKPNGKVVVVEHLRSTMNFIAYTIGFFHFHTRKTWLNTFEKAHFSVHSEKNLTPFVTIFSLSKNGTAS